A section of the Oryzias latipes chromosome 8, ASM223467v1 genome encodes:
- the LOC101160662 gene encoding protein Wiz isoform X5 has translation MEPEPLTPGTSHEPPTSTNVPNCALASLTSPDSPGDDLMSAKWAGAGEEQSGAEPGRGAQRTLKSSAFTSSLSWDSDSEKEALDEEELQNFSNPHGLAAHSPGSPSSGLRLDSKEEREAEKLQRLSSKTDPSPPVDRRSDIRQSADASPLGQKELEDGGAWDASERGEAFLSRPKDGSRMEAEEDSSEKEARPKRNQVPQPERDVYTFPGDSDPESPPPAPWAHCTFIQRCRKKRVLLRPFSGLRSLNKSESGKLTKRSPLRCKAAKSGPVHPGGGVYDFEEGFEEGPAETRKLRGRGGKKPKEAEEEAPEIFTCVECSIYFRKQVHLKEHMAQHSQSTAGGGRRAGKGRSFQCAECGWNLPNRPALADHHRRHCESRLKILEEIEKLNENGNEAAENEENPAHPAVAQHTGPVYNAGKMSAPEIVKSPPLSPASLSTPDQDFYATPLTSAGIPAQTRTVSSYRRRFVCTKCNFSTRTSQALANHSKTHNRKKPALQADSPSPGSASTLASTSLRCGHCAFLTSSLSTLREHQTLVHHVSARGKHDDGGSHLSESGSFPEAAQGKSQHGITAPEDEAAPDGAAAQPKSQAVGSRRLSTRGKTWTEFNPEMDDESSSRREKLDRERRKEPTSEENSPVGGKPRTKAKPNTEESSSVVHATLSLPTKTAAEDEDKKEMDKDGKVFFLRRSRRVTAASAPTDSDDDDVDEVDVQHFLSHHILDEDDSDEDPEALKPVEKKCPYCPDRFHNGIGLANHVRGHLNRVGVSYNVRHFISPEEVNAIEKKFSYQKKKKKVANFDPDTFSVMHCEFCKAGFDTRAGLSSHARAHLRDFGITNWDITISPIHILRELFSSRPDLVIPTAPPRSQSSYSEEEEEEEEEEGEEDDEERNYKDGIIKVKLEGGTSKRTPCVSDLNAVASASCHQWKKKDGEEDCRGVDGAEEDDEDLQRSAPDGVSDGPGNAVGGSQSTVEDADTKATTPSPPAPVKDEDLEDMDLDEKPIPAFLLAKAAKAVSLPSSSPAPTPSPGASPASSVSGSPSVVKKAPISSLLPVSSPLRSPELKAGGMKSLSATPSAETAKPLWAPQENDAPLNLALEMDSSKDIVCQLCGAWFETRKGLSSHARAHLRHFGVEYSESKGSPIDLLSQLIDTDDFKHKAGTLELDSLAEPKGLNSTVSSAKQSLLTLSSSPSLLYKVTAAGGGSTSKATSPLLGPPAKRPKASSMQVFRLSSGELMALPHSEPPKEIGCEFCGEYFENRKGLSSHARSHLRQMGITEWTVNGSPIDTLREIITRRGLPCALPQNHLKTPPSSSPGPPRSPLTASSSPSAGLLSRLPFTFARPSSPPQPSGAKSSSASSAPPGGLSLKLKSEPVQLEVTAPAAAERSGGFSGGAPNSNWSSDNAFPLNLAKSPDVEPTRDIRCEFCGEYFENRKGLSSHARSHLRQMGITEWCVNGSPIDTLREVMNKKGLGASSDQGVKKELSHRASSPSWEKKVGRSESFGFYQSSKYRNSPLSLVQSGPRVQKPGLGSGSGTTSAARFFRMSPLGKRPLSGESRSGEAPHSSPHRLKTTPPLPRDFSVKRKPSPEKHQDPSCELCGFYFENRKALASHARAHLRQFGVTEWSVNGSPIETLSAWMRSRPQKVLEMHRSYMQGNRSALKKKAPSSSSSSPSSSSSQWSSSVAVSLGRPASQEVGHRSSSSSSRASGDHAGTSSQGGPVRPGRGSPGFSRPSSASPPQAPVARSELNVRLPRGFERRPLKHPSCPEGAERDSGTPKPLRTGTVPALVPKPPSYPLVKLVGKFYTLKCRFCEVEFHGPLSVQEDWIRHLQQHIIKMNYNKPAACKATAADPQPSVQASTSTSRTSPAAVARSCSPATLSDCAPAITATEGIRGSEEQPGLIPAPLPLPTQTA, from the exons ATGGAGCCAGAACCTCTGACCCCAGGGACCAGCCATGAGCCCCCAACCTCTACCAACGTCCCCAACTGCGCCTTAGCG TCCTTGACTTCTCCAGATTCTCCAGGGGATGACCTGATGTCTGCTAAATGGGCCGGAGCCGGAGAGGAGCAATCCGGAGCAGAGCCGGGGAGGGGCGCACAGAGGACGCTCAAGTCCTCAGCCTTCACCTCCTCCCTAAGCTGGGACTCCGACTCTGAGAAGGAAGCTCTAGATG AAGAGGAGCTACAGAACTTTTCTAACCCTCACGGTCTGGCTGCTCACAGCCCAGGATCTCCTTCTTCCGGACTCAG GCTTGACAGCAAAGAGGAGCGTGAAGCGGAGAAACTGCAGCGCCTCAGCAGTAAAACGGACCCGTCGCCCCCCGTGGACAGACGCAGTGACATCCGCCAGAGCGCCGATGCATCTCCGCTTGGTCAGAAAGAAC TGGAAGACGGCGGCGCCTGGGACGCTTCTGAGAGAGGGGAGGCGTTCCTGTCCAGACCAAAGGATGGCTCCCGAATGGAGGCTGAGGAGGACAGCAGCGAGAAAGAGGCGAGGCCCAAGAGGAACCAAGTCCCGCAGCCGGAGAGAGACGTTTACACCTTCCCCGGGGACTCGGACCCAGAGAGCCCCCCTCCTGCCCCCTGGGCTCACTGCACCTTCATCCAGCGGTGCAGGAAGAAGCGGGTTCTGCTCCGGCCCTTCTCCGGACTCAGAAGCTTGAACAAATCGGAATCTGGAAAGCTGACCAAACGCAGCCCCCTGAGGTGTAAAGCTGCAAAGAGTGGACCAGTTCACCCCGGGGGAGGGGTTTACGACTTTGAGGAAGGCTTTGAGGAAGGACCGGCGGAGACCAGGAAACTGAGAGGGAGAGGAGGGAAAAAGCCTAAAGAGGCAGAGGAAGAGGCGCCAGAGATTTTTACCTGTGTGGAGTGCAGCATTTACTTCAGAAAGCAGGTCCACCTGAAGGAGCACATGGCCCAGCACAGTCAGAGCACAGCAGGGGGGGGCCGGCGTGCGGGAAAGGGCAGGAGTTTTCAGTGCGCCGAGTGTGGGTGGAACCTGCCCAACAGGCCGGCGCTGGCGGACCACCACAGGCGGCACTGCGAGTCCCGCCTGAAGATCCTGGAGGAGATCGAAAAGCTGAACGAGAACGGAAATGAGGCGGCAGAAAACGAAGAGAATCCTGCCCACCCGGCCGTTGCACAACACACGGGCCCAGTTTACAATGCAGGCAAAATGTCAGCCCCAGAAATAGTCAAATCTCCACCTCTGTCTCCTGCTTCACTTTCAACACCAGACCAGGACTTTTACGCAACGCCTTTGACTTCAGCTGGAATCCCGGCTCAGACCAGAACCGTGTCTTCTTACCGCCGCCGCTTTGTCTGCACCAAGTGTAACTTCAGCACAAGAACATCACAGGCTCTGGCTAATCACTCCAAGACCCACAATAGAAAAAAACCTGCTCTCCAGGCTGACTCCCCCTCTCCTGGCTCAGCATCGACTTTGGCATCCACCTCCCTAAGGTGTGGTCACTGTGCCTTCCTGACTTCAAGTCTAAGCACACTGAGGGAACACCAGACACTTGTTCACCACGTGTCTGCTCGTGGGAAGCACGATGATGGAGGGTCTCACCTCTCTGAGTCTGGATCCTTCCCAGAAGCAGCTCAAGGCAAAAGCCAGCACGGAATCACTGCCCCCGAGGACGAAGCCGCTCCAGACGGTGCCGCAGCTCAGCCTAAAAGCCAGGCAGTAGGGAGCAGGAGACTGAGCACGCGAGGGAAGACCTGGACCGAGTTTAATCCTGAAATGGATGATGAATCGTCGAGTCGAAGGGAGAAACTGGATCGAGAGCGCCGAAAGGAGCCTACCTCTGAGGAAAACTCACCTGTGGGAGGGAAGCCCCGAACAAAAGCGAAACCCAACACCG aaGAGTCTTCTTCAGTGGTGCATGCTACATTATCACTGCCCACTAAAACGgctgcagaagatgaggacaaGAAGGAAATGGACAAAGAtggaaaggttttctttttgaggaggagcaggagggtcACTGCTGCCtcggccccaactgacagtgacGATGACGATGTGGACGAGGTAGATGTGCAGCACTTCCTGTCACACCACATCTTAGATGAAGACGACTCAGATGAGGACCCAGAGGCGCTGAAGCCCGTGGAGAAGAAATGCCCCTACTGCCCTGATCGGTTTCACAATGGAATTGGGCTTGCCAATCACGTGAGAGGCCACCTGAACCGAGTGGGTGTCAGCTACAACGTGCGCCACTTTATTTCACCTGAAGAAGTCAACGCCATTGAGAAGAAATTCTCGtatcaaaagaagaagaaaaaag TTGCCAACTTTGATCCAGACACATTCAGTGTGATGCACTGCGAGTTCTGCAAGGCCGGCTTTGACACCCGGGCTGGCCTGTCTAGCCACGCTCGGGCGCACCTCCGTGACTTTGGCATCACAAACTGGGACATTACCATCTCGCCAATACACATTCTGAGGGAACTGTTTTCCAGTCGGCCGGACCTGGTAATCCCCACAGCACCCCCCAGAAGTCAAAGCAGCTactcagaggaggaagaggaggaggaggaggaagaaggcgaagaggatgatgaggaaagAAACTACAAAGATGGGATTATAAAAGTTAAGCTTGAGGGAGGGACAAGCAAAAGGACTCCGTGTGTCTCTGATTTGAATGCAGTGGCTTCAGCGTCTTGCCATCAATGGAAGAAAAAGGATGGAGAGGAAGACTGTAGAG GGGTTGATGGTGCCgaagaagatgatgaggatCTGCAGCGTTCAGCCCCTGATGGTGTGAGCGACGGTCCGGGGAACGCCGTGGGCGGCAGCCAATCTACCGTGGAGGATGCAGACACCAAGG CTACGACCCCCTCACCACCCGCTCCCGTAAAAGATGAGGATTTAGAAGACATGGACTTGGACGAGAAGCCCATCCCGGCTTTCTTACTGGCCAAAGCAGCAAAAGCTGTGTCGCTGCCATCTTCCTCTCCGGCTCCTACACCCTCTCCTGGTGCCTCTCCGGCTTCGTCTGTCTCCGGTTCTCCTTCAGTGGTGAAGAAAGCTCCCatttcctctctgctgcctGTGTCTTCCCCCTTGCGCTCTCCCGAGCTCAAGGCCGGAGGCATGAAGAGCCTCTCTGCCACGCCATCAGCGGAAACGGCGAAACCCCTGTGGGCGCCGCAGGAGAACGATGCTCCTCTCAATCTCG CACTGGAGATGGACTCCAGTAAGGACATCGTCTGTCAGCTGTGCGGCGCCTGGTTCGAGACCCGCAAAGGCCTGTCCAGCCACGCTCGAGCGCACCTGCGGCACTTTGGTGTGGAGTACTCCGAGTCAAAGGGCTCGCCCATCGACTTGCTGAGCCAGCTCATCGACACCGATGACTTCAAGCACAAAGCCGGCACGCTGGAGCTGGACAGCCTCGCAGAACCAAAGGGCCTCAACTCAACCGTCTCCTCCGCAAAGCAGTCCCTGCTCACTCTGTCCTCCTCTCCGTCCCTCCTCTACAAGGTGACCGCTGCAGGGGGTGGATCCACATCCAAAGCTACCTCGCCTTTACTTGGTCCCCCTGCCAAGCGTCCCAAGGCCTCTTCCATGCAGGTCTTCCGCCTTAGTAGCGGGGAGCTGATGGCTCTTCCACACA GTGAACCTCCAAAGGAAATCGGCTGCGAGTTCTGCGGGGAATATTTTGAGAATCGGAAAGGGCTTTCCAGCCACGCCCGGTCCCACCTGCGCCAAATGGGCATCACAGAATGGACTGTCAACGGATCCCCGATAGACACCCTTCGGGAGATCATCACAAGGCGGGGCCTGCCCTGCGCTCTTCCTCAGAATCATCTCAAAACCCCACCTTCTTCCTCCCCAGGACCTCCTCGTTCCCCTCTGAcagcctcctcctctccttctgcGGGCCTCCTCAGTCGCCTCCCTTTTACCTTCGCCCGTCCCTCCAGTCCTCCTCAGCCCTCGGGAGCCAAGTCCAGCTCGGCGTCTTCTGCTCCTCCTGGGGGTCTGAGCCTGAAGCTGAAAAGCGAGCCGGTGCAGCTGGAGGTCACGGCTCCGGCGGCTGCAGAGAGGTCTGGAGGCTTTTCAGGCGGCGCTCCTAACTCCAACTGGAGCTCTGACAACGCGTTCCCCCTCAACTTGG CCAAGTCTCCGGACGTGGAGCCTACAAGGGACATCCGCTGTGAATTCTGTGGGGAGTATTTTGAGAACCGGAAAGGCCTTTCCAGCCACGCTCGCTCCCACCTGCGGCAAATGGGCATCACCGAGTGGTGCGTGAACGGCTCCCCCATCGACACCCTGAGGGAGGTCATGAACAAGAAGGGGCTGGGCGCTTCCTCCGACCAGGGGGTGAAAAAAGAGTTGAGCCATAGAGCCAGCAGTCCGTCCTGGGAGAAGAAAGTGGGCCGTTCGGAGAGTTTTGGCTTTTATCAGTCCTCAAAGTACCGGAACTCCCCCCTGAGTTTGGTGCAGTCGGGGCCAAGGGTCCAGAAACCGGGCTTGGGGTCCGGGTCTGGCACCACCTCTGCAGCAAGGTTTTTCCGGATGTCCCCACTGGGGAAACGGCCTCTGTCTGGGGAGTCCCGGTCAGGAGAGGCGCCGCACTCATCTCCTCATCGGCTTAAGACCACGCCCCCTCTGCCGCGGGATTTCTCCGTCAAAAGAAAACCCTCCCCAGAGAAGCATCAGG ATCCCAGTTGTGAGCTGTGCGGCTTCTACTTTGAGAACCGCAAGGCTCTGGCCAGCCACGCTCGGGCCCACCTCCGGCAGTTCGGTGTGACTGAGTGGAGTGTAAATGGATCGCCCATCGAGACGCTCAGCGCTTGGATGCGCAGCAGGCCTCAGAAGGTGTTGGAGATGCACCGCAGCTACATGCAGGGTAACCGCTCCGCCCTCAAGAAG AAGgccccctcttcctcctcctcctcgccatcctcctcttcctctcagtGGTCATCGTCCGTAGCTGTGAGCCTGGGCCGACCGGCTAGCCAGGAAGTCGGCCAccgttcctcctcctcctcctccagagctTCAGGGGACCATGCCGGTACCAGCTCGCAGGGGGGTCCCGTCAGGCCCGGCCGCGGCAGCCCCGGCTTCTCGCGGCCCAGCAGCGCCTCCCCTCCCCAAGCACCGGTGGCTCGCAGTGAGCTGAACGTCCGTCTGCCCCGAG GTTTCGAGCGTCGGCCCTTAAAGCACCCCTCCTGTCCAGAGGGAGCAGAGAGGGACAGTGGTACTCCTAAACCTTTACGCACAGGCACCGTCCCCGCCTTGGTGCCCAAACCACCCTCCTACCCACTGGTCAAGCTGGTGGGCAAGTTCTACACACTGAAGTGCCG GTTCTGCGAGGTGGAGTTCCACGGTCCACTGTCGGTGCAGGAGGACTGGATCCGACACCTCCAGCAGCACATCATCAAGATGAACTACAACAAGCCTGCTGCTTGCAAGGCGACGGCAGCCGACCCCCAACCCTCGGTCCAAGCCTCCACCTCTACCTCACGAACCTCCCCCGCCGCGGTTGCTAGGAGCTGCTCCCCCGCAACTTTGTCCGACTGTGCTCCTGCCATAACTGCCACAGAGGGGATCCGGGGCTCAGAGGAGCAGCCCGGCCTCATTCCAGCCCCCTTGCCTCTCCCCACCCAGACGGCGTGA